From a single Coturnix japonica isolate 7356 chromosome 18, Coturnix japonica 2.1, whole genome shotgun sequence genomic region:
- the DHRS7C gene encoding dehydrogenase/reductase SDR family member 7C isoform X1 has product MEDMHSSSGRCAKSESKSALFFTSPFMPMSFLSIMVVLTIETRVDYQEQAFHSLSMDLRTGERKTFLLRYQCVPILLCHLNTCNNDQLSGVLDGLHQMTTESDMGILAVFALPLLLLGISGIIYIYQTVIWLVSKSAVQNKVVVITDAISGLGKECSRVFHSGGARLVLCGRTWEKLEALYDALISVADPSTTYTPKLILLDISDIDYIQDVAKEILNCYGCVDILINNASMKVKGAVQSISLELDKKIMDANYFGPITLTKAILPNMISRRTGQIVLINSIQGKIGVPFRAAYAASKHAAVGFFDCLRAEMEEFDISVSTVNPTFICSYHHQPAPGNWEASIWKFFFRKVTYGVHPAEVAEEVLRTVSSKKQEVLMANPIPRAAVYIRTFFPEMFFAIVASGIREKLKTEQEN; this is encoded by the exons aTGGAAGATATGCACAGTTCTTCTGGACGTTGTGCAAAGAGTGAATCAAAATCAGCGCTTTTCTTTACGAGTCCCTTCATGCCTATGAGCTTTCTGTCCATTATGGTGGTACTTACAATAGAGACACGAG TGGATTACCAGGAGCAGGCATTTCATTCCCTTTCCATGGACCTGAGGACTGGCGAAAGAAAGACCTTCCTTTTGAGATACCAATGTGTGCCCATCTTGTTATGTCACTTAAATACATGCAATAATGATCAGCTTTCCGGTGTTCTTGATGGATTACATCAGATGACCACGGAATCTG ATATGGGTATTCTTGCTGTATTTGCCCTACCACTGCTTCTTCTAGGGATCAGTGGAATCATTTATATTTATCAGACAGTCATATGGCTAGTGTCCAAATCAGCAGTGCAAAACAAGGTGGTGGTGATCACAGATGCCATCTCTGGACTAGGCAAGG AATGTTCTCGAGTGTTTCATTCAGGAGGGGCAAGACTTGTGTTGTGTGGCAGAACATGGGAGAAGTTGGAAGCCTTGTATGATGCTTTAATTAGTGTGGCAGACCCCAGTACG aCATATACACCAAAGCTAATTCTTCTGGATATCTCAGACATAGACTATATTCAAGATGTAGCAAAGGAAATCCTGAATTGCTATGGTTGTGTGGATATACTGATCAACAATGCAAGTATGAAAGTAAaaggagcagtgcagagcaTTTCATTGGAACTTGATAAAAAGATAATGGATGCCAACTATTTTGGACCTATAACATTAACCAAAG ccaTTCTTCCCAATATGATTTCTAGAAGAACTGGCCAAATAGTTTTAATTAATAGTATTCAAGGAAAAATAGGAGTCCCATTTCGTGCAGCTT atgctGCTTCTAAACATGCTGCTGTAGGTTTTTTTGATTGTCTTagagcagaaatggaagaatttgATATTTCTGTCAGCACTGTCAATCCAACCTTCATCTGTTCATACCATCATCAGCCAGCACCTGGCAACTGGGAGGCATCAATTTGGAAAT TCTTTTTCAGAAAGGTGACTTACGGTGTGCACCCAGCAGAGGTGGCAGAGGAAGTCTTGCGCACAGTGAGCAGTAAGAAGCAGGAGGTGCTGATGGCCAACCCTAttcccagagcagcagtttACATTCGCACCTTCTTCCCTGAAATGTTTTTTGCCATTGTTGCTTCAGGGATTagagaaaaactgaagacagaacaagaaaactga
- the DHRS7C gene encoding dehydrogenase/reductase SDR family member 7C isoform X2, producing MGILAVFALPLLLLGISGIIYIYQTVIWLVSKSAVQNKVVVITDAISGLGKECSRVFHSGGARLVLCGRTWEKLEALYDALISVADPSTTYTPKLILLDISDIDYIQDVAKEILNCYGCVDILINNASMKVKGAVQSISLELDKKIMDANYFGPITLTKAILPNMISRRTGQIVLINSIQGKIGVPFRAAYAASKHAAVGFFDCLRAEMEEFDISVSTVNPTFICSYHHQPAPGNWEASIWKFFFRKVTYGVHPAEVAEEVLRTVSSKKQEVLMANPIPRAAVYIRTFFPEMFFAIVASGIREKLKTEQEN from the exons ATGGGTATTCTTGCTGTATTTGCCCTACCACTGCTTCTTCTAGGGATCAGTGGAATCATTTATATTTATCAGACAGTCATATGGCTAGTGTCCAAATCAGCAGTGCAAAACAAGGTGGTGGTGATCACAGATGCCATCTCTGGACTAGGCAAGG AATGTTCTCGAGTGTTTCATTCAGGAGGGGCAAGACTTGTGTTGTGTGGCAGAACATGGGAGAAGTTGGAAGCCTTGTATGATGCTTTAATTAGTGTGGCAGACCCCAGTACG aCATATACACCAAAGCTAATTCTTCTGGATATCTCAGACATAGACTATATTCAAGATGTAGCAAAGGAAATCCTGAATTGCTATGGTTGTGTGGATATACTGATCAACAATGCAAGTATGAAAGTAAaaggagcagtgcagagcaTTTCATTGGAACTTGATAAAAAGATAATGGATGCCAACTATTTTGGACCTATAACATTAACCAAAG ccaTTCTTCCCAATATGATTTCTAGAAGAACTGGCCAAATAGTTTTAATTAATAGTATTCAAGGAAAAATAGGAGTCCCATTTCGTGCAGCTT atgctGCTTCTAAACATGCTGCTGTAGGTTTTTTTGATTGTCTTagagcagaaatggaagaatttgATATTTCTGTCAGCACTGTCAATCCAACCTTCATCTGTTCATACCATCATCAGCCAGCACCTGGCAACTGGGAGGCATCAATTTGGAAAT TCTTTTTCAGAAAGGTGACTTACGGTGTGCACCCAGCAGAGGTGGCAGAGGAAGTCTTGCGCACAGTGAGCAGTAAGAAGCAGGAGGTGCTGATGGCCAACCCTAttcccagagcagcagtttACATTCGCACCTTCTTCCCTGAAATGTTTTTTGCCATTGTTGCTTCAGGGATTagagaaaaactgaagacagaacaagaaaactga